A window of Argopecten irradians isolate NY chromosome 1, Ai_NY, whole genome shotgun sequence contains these coding sequences:
- the LOC138308256 gene encoding protein rtoA-like encodes MRYQVNREALIEEGKHLKEILANHPGDMLPEEIMMEMKRKDLSSGSNLTTNGHQSSAVVPIEESPVTLSPSNNRKSSVTSPSNNGESSVTSPSNNRISSVTSPSNIGESSVTSPSNNRSSSVTSPSNNRSSSVTSPSNNRSSSVTSPSNNRSSSVTSPSNNRSSSVTSPSNNRRSSVTSPSNNRSSSVTSPSNNRSSSVTSPSNNRRSSVTSPSNNRSSSVTSPSNNRRSSVTSPSNNGESSVTSPSNNRSSSVTSPSNNGESSVTSPSNNRSSSVTSPSNNRSSSVTSPSNNRSSSVTSPSNNGESSVTGPSNKELESTVTIPPSDGESSVTFSPSNNRASSGMSHSSKRKLEQKVQDLESEVRHLKTSIKSLKRKVEAMQETHSDAASPNTDQDDQKLNFEQLMAKVAHLNGNNSETLSLKILASSVFTQDELISCTRTGKKTSNTGEESKAMFQH; translated from the exons ATGCGGTACCAAG TTAACAGAGAAGCTTTGATAGAAGAAGGAAAACATCTAAAGGAAATTCTTGCAAATCATCCTGGGGATATGCTTCCTGAAGAAATTATGAtggaaatgaaaagaaaag ATCTGAGTTCTGGATCAAATTTAACGACCAATGGACATCAATCTAGTGCTGTTGTACCCATAGAGGAGTCTCCAGTCACACTTAGTCCATCCAATAACAGAAAGTCTTCAGTCACAAGTCCATCCAATAACGGGGAGTCTTCAGTTACAAGTCCATCCAATAACAGGATATCGTCAGTCACAAGTCCATCCAATATCGGGGAGTCTTCAGTCACAAGTCCATCTAATAACAGGAGTTCGTCAGTCACAAGTCCATCTAATAACAGGAGTTCGTCAGTCACAAGTCCATCTAATAACAGGAGTTCGTCAGTCACAAGTCCATCTAATAACAGGAGTTCGTCAGTCACAAGTCCATCTAATAACAGGAGTTCGTCAGTCACAAGTCCATCTAATAACAGGAGATCGTCAGTCACAAGTCCATCTAATAACAGGAGTTCGTCAGTCACAAGTCCATCTAATAACAGGAGTTCGTCAGTCACAAGTCCATCTAATAACAGGAGATCGTCAGTCACAAGTCCATCTAATAACAGGAGTTCGTCAGTCACAAGTCCATCTAATAACAGGAGATCGTCAGTCACAAGTCCATCCAATAACGGGGAGTCTTCAGTCACAAGTCCATCTAATAACAGGAGTTCGTCAGTCACAAGTCCATCCAATAACGGGGAGTCTTCAGTCACAAGTCCATCTAATAACAGGAGTTCGTCAGTCACAAGTCCATCTAATAACAGGAGTTCGTCAGTCACAAGTCCATCTAATAACAGGAGTTCGTCAGTCACAAGTCCATCCAATAACGGGGAGTCTTCAGTCACAGGTCCATCCAATAAGGAGCTTGAGTCTACAGTCACAATACCACCCAGTGACGGCGAGTCTTCAGTCACATTCAGTCCTTCCAACAACAGGGCATCATCTGGGATGTCCCACTCAAG TAAACGGAAACTTGAACAGAAGGTGCAGGATCTGGAGAGTGAAGTAAGACATTTGAAAACCAGTATTAAGTCATTGAAACGCAAAGTTGAGGCCATGCAGGAAACTCACAGTGACGCTGCTTCTCCTAATACGGATCAAGATGATCAGAAGTTGAACTTTGAACAACTAATGGCCAAAGTAGCCCATTTAAATGGTAACAATAGTGAAACACTGAGCTTAAAGATACTTGCTTCCAGTGTGTTTACGCAAGATGAATTGATCTCGTGCACAAGGACTGGGAAGAAAACCTCCAACACTGGAGAAGAATCCAAAGCCATGTTTCAGCACTGA
- the LOC138308264 gene encoding uncharacterized protein, with product MSALMCWYLEKSYSVQSLGTVLEPKKKYGEFYRKGDIVKAKFCGIAYPALLVEIDVNREALIEEGKHLEEILANHPGDMLPEEIMMEMKRKDLSSGSNLTTNGHQSSAVVPIEESPVTLSPSNNRKSSVTSPSNNGESSVTSPSNNRRSSVTSPSNNGESSVTSPSNNRSSSVTSPSNNRSSSVTSPSNNRSSSVTSPSNNRSSSESQVHLITGVRQSQVHLITGVRVSVTSPSNNGVSVTSPSNNRSSSVTSPSNNRSSSVTSPSNNRSSSVTSPSNNGESSVTGPSNKELESTVTIPPSDGESSVTFSPSNNRASSGMSHSSKRKLEQKVQDLESEVRHLKTSIKSLKRKVEAMQETHSDAASPNTDQDDQKLNFEQLMAKVAHLNGNNSETLSLKILASSVFTQDELISCTRTGKKTSNTGENPKPCFSTEKLRLLERVFLTKFPELSINIFNKKFDNILKMQRRSAKKSN from the exons ATGTCGGCGTTAATGTGTTGGTACTTAGAAAAAAGTTACTCGGTGCAATCCCTTGGCACTGTTTTGGAGCCCAAGAAGAAATACGGCGAGTTTTACCGAAAAGGGGATATAGTAAAGGCCAAATTTTGCGGCATTGCATATCCAGCTTTGCTGGTTGAAATCGACG TTAACAGAGAAGCTTTGATAGAAGAAGGAAAACATCTGGAGGAAATTCTTGCAAATCATCCTGGGGATATGCTTCCTGAAGAAATTATGAtggaaatgaaaagaaaag ATCTGAGTTCTGGATCAAATTTAACGACCAATGGACATCAATCTAGTGCTGTTGTACCCATAGAGGAGTCTCCAGTCACACTTAGTCCATCCAATAACAGAAAGTCTTCAGTCACAAGTCCATCCAATAACGGGGAGTCTTCAGTTACAAGTCCATCCAATAACAGGAGATCGTCAGTCACAAGTCCATCCAATAACGGGGAGTCTTCAGTCACAAGTCCATCTAATAACAGGAGTTCGTCAGTCACAAGTCCATCTAATAACAGGAGTTCGTCAGTCACAAGTCCATCTAATAACAGGAGTTCGTCAGTCACAAGTCCATCTAATAACAGGAGTTCGTCAGAGTCACAAGTCCATCTAATAACAGGAGTTCGTCAGTCACAAGTCCATCTAATAACAGGAGTTC GAGTCTCAGTCACAAGTCCATCTAATAACGGAGTCTCAGTCACAAGTCCATCTAATAACAGGAGTTCGTCAGTCACAAGTCCATCTAATAACAGGAGTTCGTCAGTCACAAGTCCATCTAATAACAGGAGTTCGTCAGTCACAAGTCCATCCAATAACGGGGAGTCTTCAGTCACAGGTCCATCCAATAAGGAGCTTGAGTCTACAGTCACAATACCACCCAGTGACGGCGAGTCTTCAGTCACATTCAGTCCTTCCAACAACAGGGCATCATCTGGGATGTCCCACTCAAG TAAACGGAAACTTGAACAGAAGGTGCAGGATCTGGAGAGTGAAGTAAGACATTTGAAAACCAGTATTAAGTCATTGAAACGCAAAGTTGAGGCCATGCAGGAAACTCACAGTGACGCTGCTTCTCCTAATACGGATCAAGATGATCAGAAGTTGAACTTTGAACAACTAATGGCCAAAGTAGCCCATTTAAATGGTAACAATAGTGAAACACTGAGCTTAAAGATACTTGCTTCCAGTGTGTTTACGCAAGATGAATTGATCTCGTGCACAAGGACTGGGAAGAAAACCTCCAACACTGGAGAGAATCCAAAGCCATGTTTCAGCACTGAAAAACTGAGATTGCTTGAAAGAGTCTTCTTGACCAAATTTCCAGAATTATCTATAAACATATTCAATAAGAAATTCGATAATATTCTTAAAATGCAACGCAGAAGTGCCAAAAAGTCAaactaa